Below is a window of Meiothermus cerbereus DSM 11376 DNA.
CACAGTGCGACCGCCTTCACGGATGGCGAAGCGCAGACCTTCCTCCATGGCGATGGGCTTGATCAGCTCCACCGTAAAGGTGACGTTGTCACCCGGCATCACCATCTCTACCCCTTTGGGCAGCTCCACCACCCCGGTCACATCGGTGGTGCGGAAGTAGAACTGCGGACGGTAGTTGTTGAAGAAGCCGGTGTGACGTCCACCCTCTTCCTTCTTCAGGATGTACACCGAGGCCTCGAACTTGGTGTGCGGCGTGACGCTGCCGGGCTTGGCCAGCACCTGGCCCCGCTCCACGTCTTCACGGCTCACCCCGCGCAGCAGCAGGCCCACGTTGTCCCCGGCAATCCCTTCGGTCAGGGTCTTGCGGTGCATCTCCACCCCGGTCACCACCGTCTTCTGGGTATCCCGCAGACCCACAATCTCCACTTCCTCACCGGTCTTGATGCGGCCCCGCTCAATACGGCCCGTGGCCACCGTACCGCGACCGGTAATGGTAAAGACGTCTTCCACCGGCATCAGGAAGGGCTTGTCCACATCCCGCTGGGGGGTGGGAATGTAGCTGTCGATGGCATCC
It encodes the following:
- the tuf gene encoding elongation factor Tu, translated to AILVVSGTDGPMPQTREHILLSRQVGVPYIIVFLNKIDMVDDPELLDLVEMEIRDLLNQYEFPGDDTPIIRGSGLKALEHMMANPKTQRGENEWVDRIWELLDAIDSYIPTPQRDVDKPFLMPVEDVFTITGRGTVATGRIERGRIKTGEEVEIVGLRDTQKTVVTGVEMHRKTLTEGIAGDNVGLLLRGVSREDVERGQVLAKPGSVTPHTKFEASVYILKKEEGGRHTGFFNNYRPQFYFRTTDVTGVVELPKGVEMVMPGDNVTFTVELIKPIAMEEGLRFAIREGGRTVGAGVVAKIIE